The following are encoded together in the Thermodesulfobacteriota bacterium genome:
- a CDS encoding DNA-binding protein, which produces MEHRDDPLEGIGRAKMGRVVVGKLAMGVDLLKGIEALVEKEHIQTGILLSGIGALRKATFRNLKVLPPDLKVEPKHRLYLELDQPMEIVSLTGWIATREDGRPEIHAHFSASTVMGDQVVTLGGHLIPGTITSVKVVVVIGVLEENNISAGLDPRLDQVDLQFSPKRPSPP; this is translated from the coding sequence ATGGAACATCGTGACGATCCTTTGGAAGGAATAGGCAGGGCCAAAATGGGCCGGGTGGTCGTGGGAAAGCTCGCCATGGGGGTCGATCTCCTCAAAGGGATCGAGGCGCTTGTCGAAAAAGAGCATATCCAGACGGGAATCCTCCTCTCGGGCATCGGGGCGTTGAGGAAGGCGACCTTCCGCAACCTCAAAGTCCTCCCTCCCGACCTGAAGGTTGAGCCGAAACATCGTCTCTACCTGGAACTGGATCAGCCCATGGAGATCGTCTCCTTGACGGGCTGGATCGCCACGAGAGAGGATGGGAGGCCGGAAATCCATGCCCACTTCTCTGCCTCCACCGTGATGGGTGATCAGGTCGTCACCCTGGGAGGACACCTCATCCCGGGAACGATCACCTCGGTCAAGGTGGTCGTGGTCATCGGGGTTCTGGAAGAAAACAATATTTCGGCAGGCCTCGACCCCCGCCTCGATCAGGTCGATCTCCAATTCTCGCCCAAAAGGCCATCTCCTCCATAG
- a CDS encoding MFS transporter, which yields MEKRPASRNPWAWVPSLYVAEGVPYAMAMSVSVVLYKRLGISNTEIALYTSWLYLPWVIKPLWSPLVELLRTKRFWILLTQLLVGASLASIALSLPTSRFFQLTLAFFWLMAFCSATHDIAADGFYLLGLEEHHRAAFVGVRTTFYRLAMIATQGGLVILAGTLEGRGQSVPASWTMALLMVSGLFFLFFLYHSLVLPFPDSDQPAPRRPAASFLPDFFRPFGLFFKKREIFSILAFLLFYRFAETQIVKIIAPFLLDPRHKGGLELTTSQVGMVYGTVGVISLMLGGLLGGYAIYRKGLRFWLWIMAAALHLPDLVYVYLSQALPSHLLWITLCIGLEQFGYGFGFTAYTMFMMMISEGEYRTVHYAIATGIMALAMMVPAMASGWLQERLGYPDFFLYVMAATIPGFIVTGLVKIDPDFGKKKETKRV from the coding sequence ATGGAGAAGAGACCCGCCTCACGAAACCCTTGGGCCTGGGTCCCCTCCCTTTATGTGGCCGAGGGGGTTCCCTATGCCATGGCCATGTCGGTCTCCGTCGTGCTCTATAAGCGCCTCGGGATCTCCAACACCGAAATCGCCCTCTACACGAGCTGGCTCTACCTCCCTTGGGTCATCAAACCCCTCTGGAGCCCCCTGGTCGAGCTCTTGAGAACGAAACGATTCTGGATCCTCCTCACCCAGCTCCTTGTCGGGGCCTCCCTGGCCTCCATCGCCCTCTCCCTCCCAACCTCCCGTTTTTTTCAGCTCACCCTCGCCTTCTTCTGGCTCATGGCCTTCTGCTCCGCCACCCACGATATTGCAGCCGATGGGTTCTACCTCCTCGGGTTGGAGGAGCATCATCGGGCCGCCTTCGTCGGCGTCCGGACCACCTTTTACCGTCTCGCCATGATCGCCACCCAGGGCGGGCTGGTCATCCTGGCGGGCACCCTCGAGGGAAGGGGGCAGTCGGTTCCGGCCTCTTGGACGATGGCTCTCTTGATGGTCTCGGGGCTCTTCTTCCTCTTTTTCCTTTACCACTCCCTGGTCCTCCCTTTTCCGGATTCGGATCAACCGGCACCCCGAAGGCCTGCGGCCTCTTTTCTCCCCGACTTCTTCCGTCCCTTCGGACTCTTCTTCAAAAAGAGGGAGATCTTCTCCATCCTCGCCTTCCTTCTCTTCTATCGTTTTGCCGAGACCCAGATCGTCAAGATCATCGCGCCCTTTCTTCTCGATCCCCGGCACAAGGGGGGACTCGAACTGACCACCTCCCAGGTCGGGATGGTCTACGGAACCGTCGGGGTCATCTCGCTCATGTTGGGAGGTCTCTTGGGCGGGTATGCCATTTATCGAAAGGGGCTCAGGTTCTGGCTCTGGATCATGGCAGCGGCCCTCCACCTGCCCGACCTCGTCTATGTCTACCTTTCCCAGGCCCTGCCCTCCCATCTCCTCTGGATCACCCTCTGCATCGGCCTGGAACAGTTTGGCTACGGCTTCGGGTTTACGGCCTATACGATGTTCATGATGATGATCTCGGAGGGCGAATACCGAACGGTCCACTACGCCATCGCCACCGGGATCATGGCCCTCGCCATGATGGTCCCCGCCATGGCAAGCGGCTGGCTCCAGGAACGGTTGGGCTATCCCGACTTCTTCCTCTATGTGATGGCGGCCACCATCCCCGGGTTTATCGTTACAGGCCTGGTGAAGATCGATCCCGACTTCGGAAAGAAGAAAGAGACGAAACGGGTATGA
- a CDS encoding DUF4412 domain-containing protein, with amino-acid sequence MRGRILIFCSTIGILFFLFMIESAWSGLVIEEVHQDREGRMVKIIRSYSGHQFRTDHPEAGVSTIIDFEGDRLVMIDHGSRSYVEIKFSLWEREVAERLKRSVPRVRTRERRITVIRTGQRAVINGFKTEKIEVRADGELLEENWMTRDIDLGEVERVMERLARSFSKEFKREMEEGREIYEKLRPYGLPILTMDYQLTYGLGPIPVMEVKKIERKELGKDLFLPPPDYQRILPEPSKR; translated from the coding sequence ATGAGGGGTAGGATTCTTATCTTTTGTTCAACGATTGGCATCCTGTTCTTCCTCTTCATGATCGAATCGGCCTGGTCCGGCCTCGTCATCGAGGAAGTCCATCAGGATCGGGAGGGGAGGATGGTCAAGATCATCCGGTCCTATTCGGGCCATCAATTTCGGACGGACCATCCCGAGGCCGGAGTCTCCACCATCATCGATTTTGAGGGGGATCGGTTGGTGATGATCGACCATGGCTCGAGAAGTTATGTTGAGATAAAGTTTTCCCTCTGGGAGAGGGAGGTGGCGGAACGCCTCAAGAGATCGGTGCCCCGAGTAAGGACCAGGGAGAGGCGAATCACGGTGATTCGGACCGGCCAGAGGGCCGTGATCAACGGATTTAAAACCGAGAAGATAGAAGTCCGAGCCGATGGCGAGCTGCTCGAAGAGAACTGGATGACCAGGGACATAGACCTCGGTGAGGTGGAGAGGGTGATGGAGAGGCTGGCCAGGAGTTTCTCCAAGGAGTTCAAGAGGGAGATGGAGGAGGGCCGGGAGATCTACGAGAAGTTGAGGCCCTATGGCCTCCCCATCTTGACGATGGACTACCAGCTCACCTATGGCCTGGGGCCGATCCCCGTCATGGAGGTCAAAAAAATAGAGAGAAAGGAATTGGGAAAGGACCTCTTTTTACCGCCCCCCGATTATCAGCGAATCCTGCCGGAGCCTTCCAAGAGATGA
- a CDS encoding nucleotidyltransferase family protein, with amino-acid sequence MKKRRFRTAFILGAGLGKRLRPLTERCPKPLLEIGGRPLITYAMDHLIDAGVDRLIVNTHHLPEAFRQAFPEGRWRGVPILFRYEPVLLDTGGGLKNIEDLLKEDEAIFCYNGDILSDLPLERLREAHEERRPEVTLALRSQGPLLNVNLDEDGAVCDLRGILKNLGRRACQFTGIYAVETSLLKSIEAGRVESIVDVLVRRIRENPGSVLGVVIDEGDWKGIGSVEAYERLRVAKP; translated from the coding sequence ATGAAGAAACGACGGTTCAGGACGGCTTTTATCCTCGGCGCGGGACTTGGAAAGCGCCTCAGGCCTCTGACCGAGAGGTGTCCGAAACCTCTTCTCGAGATCGGAGGCCGTCCCCTGATCACCTATGCGATGGATCACCTTATCGATGCCGGCGTAGACCGCCTCATCGTCAATACCCATCACCTTCCGGAGGCCTTTCGCCAAGCCTTTCCGGAGGGAAGGTGGCGGGGGGTTCCGATCCTCTTTCGCTATGAACCCGTGCTCCTCGACACCGGAGGGGGACTAAAAAATATCGAGGACCTTCTAAAAGAGGACGAGGCGATCTTCTGCTACAACGGGGATATCCTCTCCGACCTTCCCCTCGAACGCCTCCGAGAGGCACACGAGGAGAGGCGGCCCGAGGTGACCCTCGCCCTTAGAAGCCAGGGCCCTCTCCTCAATGTAAATCTTGACGAAGACGGAGCCGTCTGCGACCTCAGGGGGATTTTGAAAAATTTAGGGAGGAGGGCCTGCCAGTTCACGGGGATCTATGCGGTCGAAACCTCCCTCCTCAAGTCCATTGAAGCGGGCAGGGTGGAATCGATCGTCGATGTCCTGGTAAGAAGGATCAGGGAGAACCCGGGCTCGGTTCTGGGCGTCGTCATCGACGAAGGAGACTGGAAGGGGATCGGATCGGTCGAAGCCTACGAAAGATTAAGGGTTGCAAAACCTTGA
- a CDS encoding MBL fold metallo-hydrolase: protein MIHVQFLGGARTVTGSATLLENRSWKCLIDCGLFQGGKEVEKRNFRTRPYHPRDLSFILLTHAHIDHSGLLPRLVREGFRGKVVCTGATFDLCQVMLRDSAHIQEMEAEWQNRKNRRSGGEGMEPLYTLKDAERSLHYFLPIPYRETLSLADGLSVRFQDAGHILGSAIIEVWVEVGTQKKKLVFSGDLGSSGQPIVKDPTSIREADLLWLESTYGDRLHKSKEETEKELLGIVQEAIRDQGKVIIPAFAIERTQEIIYTIGRFMRQGLLPSIPIYIDSPLAISATEIFKRHPECFDGEMVDVLARGEDPLALPEIHYTRTTEESKAINEDQRPGIIISASGMCDSGRIKHHLKHHLWKEKSHIVFVGYQGEGTVGRRLVDGAQSIRLFGEEIAVRAKVHTLGGFSAHADQKGLLDWLSHFENPDLEVFVNHGEEKASLELARQIRERFSLKVSVPRWQERRTLFGPEGSSVIEEEVGPEERSEEKLHDLLKHLDRNYKRLRKKFRSLRRRASEEISDPRQLRQLEEVNRRIEELVSEL, encoded by the coding sequence TTGATCCACGTTCAATTCTTGGGAGGGGCGAGGACTGTCACGGGCTCGGCCACCCTTTTGGAGAACCGTTCCTGGAAGTGCCTCATCGACTGCGGATTGTTCCAGGGCGGGAAAGAGGTGGAAAAGAGGAACTTCCGTACCCGGCCTTACCATCCCCGCGACCTCTCTTTCATCCTCCTGACCCACGCCCATATCGACCACAGCGGACTCCTTCCCAGGTTGGTGAGGGAGGGTTTTCGGGGAAAGGTGGTCTGCACCGGGGCAACCTTCGACCTGTGCCAGGTGATGCTCAGGGACAGTGCCCATATCCAGGAGATGGAGGCGGAGTGGCAGAACCGCAAAAACAGGAGATCGGGCGGAGAGGGGATGGAACCGCTCTACACACTGAAGGATGCCGAAAGGAGCCTCCATTATTTCCTCCCCATCCCTTATCGCGAAACCCTTTCCCTTGCCGACGGTCTCTCCGTTCGTTTTCAAGACGCAGGCCACATCCTCGGTTCGGCCATCATCGAAGTATGGGTCGAGGTGGGAACCCAGAAGAAGAAGCTGGTCTTTTCCGGAGACCTCGGGTCTTCGGGACAGCCCATCGTCAAAGACCCCACCTCCATTCGAGAGGCGGATCTCCTCTGGCTCGAATCGACCTATGGAGATCGGCTCCACAAATCGAAGGAGGAGACGGAGAAGGAGCTGTTAGGGATCGTCCAGGAGGCGATCCGGGATCAGGGGAAGGTGATCATCCCGGCCTTTGCGATCGAGCGCACCCAGGAGATCATTTACACGATCGGACGATTTATGAGACAGGGGCTCCTTCCCTCCATCCCCATTTATATCGACAGCCCCTTGGCGATCTCGGCCACAGAGATCTTCAAGAGACATCCGGAATGCTTCGATGGAGAGATGGTGGATGTCCTTGCGAGGGGCGAGGACCCACTGGCGCTTCCGGAGATCCACTATACCCGGACCACGGAAGAGTCCAAGGCCATCAATGAAGACCAGAGGCCGGGGATCATCATCTCGGCAAGCGGGATGTGCGATTCGGGAAGGATCAAACATCACCTCAAGCACCACCTTTGGAAGGAGAAGTCCCATATCGTATTCGTCGGCTACCAGGGGGAAGGGACCGTGGGGAGAAGGCTCGTCGATGGCGCCCAGAGCATTCGGCTCTTCGGCGAGGAGATCGCCGTGAGGGCAAAGGTCCATACCCTGGGAGGTTTTTCAGCCCATGCCGACCAGAAAGGGCTCCTCGATTGGCTCTCCCACTTCGAGAATCCCGACCTGGAGGTCTTCGTCAATCATGGCGAAGAGAAGGCCTCCCTGGAACTGGCCCGTCAGATCCGGGAGCGGTTTTCTTTAAAGGTGAGCGTCCCGCGCTGGCAGGAGAGGAGAACCCTCTTCGGGCCCGAAGGGAGCTCCGTGATCGAAGAGGAGGTGGGCCCGGAGGAGAGATCCGAGGAAAAACTTCATGACCTTCTGAAGCACCTGGACAGAAATTACAAGAGGCTTCGGAAGAAATTTAGGTCCCTCAGAAGGAGGGCGAGCGAGGAGATCTCCGACCCTCGCCAACTCAGGCAGTTAGAAGAGGTGAACCGGAGGATCGAGGAACTGGTCTCGGAGCTTTAA
- a CDS encoding TIGR00730 family Rossman fold protein encodes MPNNHQYVVDRISAQESWRMFHIMAEFVEGFDTLAKYHPAVSIFGSTRVKPGDEIYQKAERIGQLLAENGFSVITGGGPGVMEAANKGAALAGGNSIGLNIELPMEQKPNPYANIQLRYRYFFVRKVMFVKYAVAYVILPGGFGTMDELFESVTLIQTKKIRPFPVILVGSSYWKGLLEWLKEVVLKEGKISPEDLCILQVVDDPEEVVRTIKKTVIL; translated from the coding sequence ATGCCGAATAACCATCAATACGTCGTCGACCGGATCTCGGCCCAGGAATCCTGGAGGATGTTCCACATCATGGCAGAGTTCGTCGAGGGGTTCGACACCCTTGCCAAGTACCACCCTGCGGTCTCCATCTTCGGCTCCACCCGGGTCAAACCGGGCGACGAGATCTATCAGAAGGCCGAACGGATCGGCCAGCTCTTGGCGGAGAACGGGTTCTCGGTCATCACGGGCGGAGGCCCGGGGGTCATGGAGGCGGCCAACAAGGGAGCGGCCCTGGCAGGAGGAAACTCCATCGGCCTCAACATCGAGCTCCCCATGGAGCAGAAACCCAACCCCTATGCGAACATCCAGCTCAGATACCGTTACTTCTTCGTCCGGAAGGTGATGTTCGTAAAGTATGCAGTGGCCTACGTCATCCTCCCAGGCGGATTCGGGACGATGGACGAACTCTTCGAATCCGTGACCCTCATCCAGACGAAGAAGATCAGGCCCTTCCCGGTCATCCTCGTCGGCTCCAGCTATTGGAAGGGCCTCCTCGAGTGGCTCAAGGAGGTCGTCCTCAAAGAAGGCAAGATCTCTCCTGAAGACCTCTGCATCCTTCAGGTCGTCGACGATCCAGAAGAGGTCGTCCGGACCATCAAGAAGACGGTCATCCTTTAA
- a CDS encoding phosphotransferase, whose translation MIHFVRAAFGLEEKTPVELSPLEGRGSDRSFFRATWNLTDTAILIHYDPKRTENAYYADIGLFLKEMGLPVPKVYGHDPDLSLVVMEDLGETDLFSFRNAPWEVRRRLYRKTLSVASKLHRLTEKDLPRGGLKLMEGFDLDLYRWEQNYFKTHFVKNLCGIELGMADEEKIEGEFLNLALSLLRTKPCLIHRDLQSQNVMVRDGEPYLIDFQGMRFGSPFYDLASLLCDPYVGFEEGERMELLEHYYSLFDPNLSRNEFEKIFWEASAQRLMQALGAYGYLGLEKGLRRFLSYVPAGLKNLMLALGHLEGFPNLTQLAYRCRERIETKGWHR comes from the coding sequence ATGATCCATTTTGTAAGGGCGGCCTTCGGCCTCGAGGAGAAGACCCCTGTCGAACTCTCACCTCTCGAGGGAAGGGGTTCGGACCGAAGCTTTTTTCGGGCCACATGGAACCTCACCGATACGGCCATCCTGATCCATTACGATCCCAAACGGACCGAAAACGCCTACTACGCTGACATCGGCCTTTTTCTGAAAGAAATGGGATTGCCCGTTCCGAAAGTATACGGGCACGACCCCGATCTCTCTCTGGTCGTCATGGAAGATCTCGGTGAGACAGACCTCTTTTCCTTCCGAAACGCTCCCTGGGAGGTCCGGAGGCGGCTCTATCGAAAAACGCTATCGGTCGCTTCCAAGCTCCATCGCCTGACCGAAAAAGACCTTCCAAGAGGCGGCCTTAAGCTCATGGAAGGGTTTGACCTCGATCTCTACCGCTGGGAACAGAACTACTTCAAAACCCACTTTGTCAAAAACCTCTGCGGGATCGAGCTCGGAATGGCCGATGAGGAGAAGATCGAAGGAGAATTCTTAAACCTCGCCCTGAGCCTTCTTCGGACAAAACCGTGCCTCATCCACCGGGATCTCCAATCGCAAAATGTGATGGTCCGTGACGGCGAACCCTATCTCATAGACTTTCAGGGGATGCGCTTCGGAAGTCCCTTTTACGATCTCGCCTCCCTCCTCTGCGACCCTTATGTCGGATTCGAAGAGGGGGAGCGGATGGAGCTCCTCGAGCACTATTACAGCCTCTTCGATCCGAACCTATCGCGGAATGAGTTCGAGAAGATCTTCTGGGAGGCCTCGGCCCAGCGCCTCATGCAGGCCCTCGGTGCCTATGGATATTTGGGGCTCGAGAAGGGCCTCCGGAGGTTTCTCTCCTATGTCCCGGCCGGCCTGAAGAACCTCATGCTGGCCCTTGGCCATCTGGAAGGTTTTCCCAATCTCACGCAACTGGCCTACAGGTGCCGGGAGAGGATCGAAACGAAAGGATGGCATCGATGA
- a CDS encoding zinc dependent phospholipase C family protein: MPACIAHLLICNKAVKVLQEGDEYESFIALLDADQHKPFLNLGAIGPDLSYFGTEWKGLQNLLLEGSDKPLGVDGWSYLLHSKDPNRFPLALIELIWKDTRWEEEEWEGVDLDKFAFTCGYLSHMAADQIIHRRVNEIAGPYYRAGENRKLHRRCEIYQDVALFQTLYPEEDFMEKAFHRWVDISPESSRNAPDWFRYYLQRAFVETHGVFPEEGRIEDWLDGLLLILRGLKWIGPYKVAYEEWKEQGMSSESFSLFFKDYLSLFFEAVELTGIYWRAVFELYDPPEGTLQIDDRMRARFRRIVQNADLSSPLQREILKDARAALQARVPRKFGPLVRKAQRPINREAILSIKAEDVGRLEKGRAVKG; this comes from the coding sequence ATGCCGGCCTGCATCGCCCATCTGCTCATCTGCAACAAGGCGGTCAAAGTCCTTCAGGAGGGAGACGAATACGAATCGTTTATCGCTCTTCTCGATGCCGACCAGCATAAACCCTTTCTCAACCTCGGCGCGATCGGCCCTGACCTCTCCTATTTCGGGACCGAGTGGAAGGGGCTTCAGAACCTCCTCCTCGAAGGGTCGGACAAACCCCTCGGCGTGGACGGCTGGTCCTATCTTCTCCATTCGAAAGACCCCAATCGATTTCCCCTCGCCCTGATCGAGCTGATCTGGAAGGATACCCGTTGGGAGGAGGAGGAATGGGAGGGCGTTGACCTCGATAAGTTTGCCTTCACCTGCGGGTATCTCTCCCATATGGCCGCTGACCAGATCATCCACCGGAGGGTGAACGAGATCGCCGGCCCCTATTACCGCGCAGGAGAGAACCGGAAGCTCCACCGCAGGTGCGAGATTTACCAGGACGTGGCCCTTTTTCAGACCCTTTATCCCGAAGAAGATTTCATGGAGAAGGCCTTTCATCGCTGGGTCGATATTTCGCCCGAAAGTTCACGCAACGCGCCGGATTGGTTCCGCTATTATCTCCAGAGGGCCTTTGTCGAGACCCATGGCGTCTTTCCGGAAGAGGGGAGGATCGAAGACTGGCTGGACGGGTTGCTCCTCATCCTCAGGGGCCTCAAGTGGATCGGCCCCTACAAAGTCGCTTATGAGGAGTGGAAGGAACAGGGGATGTCCTCGGAGAGCTTCTCTCTCTTCTTCAAAGACTACCTTTCCCTCTTCTTTGAGGCCGTCGAATTGACCGGGATCTACTGGAGGGCCGTCTTCGAGCTTTACGACCCGCCGGAGGGAACCCTTCAGATCGACGATCGAATGCGGGCGCGATTCCGAAGGATCGTTCAGAACGCCGATCTCTCCTCTCCCCTTCAGAGGGAGATCTTGAAGGACGCCCGGGCCGCCCTCCAGGCGAGGGTCCCCCGCAAGTTTGGTCCCCTCGTCAGAAAGGCCCAGCGACCTATCAATCGAGAGGCGATCCTCTCCATCAAGGCCGAGGATGTCGGGAGATTGGAAAAAGGGAGGGCGGTTAAAGGATGA
- a CDS encoding SpoIID/LytB domain-containing protein, with amino-acid sequence MIRLAGTRGSLFTLERVTLGSQFHWERKEDLTFPGDLLLHLREDGTICAINEVDLEGYLAGVVSSEMNPEAPMEFLKAHAILSRSWLLAGLGRKGRSDIPIEGEKGKDEILRYYGRSEHDLYDVCSEDHCQRYQGVTKIAPRVGEAIEQTRGGVMVFGEEICDARYSKACGGITEIYPTAWEDRSIPYLRSISDGPSPFPPLLGEKEVEAWIRSRPEAYCNVEDEELLGKVLTETDLKTRDFFRWRVEYPREELEEILKIKSGIDFGALKEIVPLRRGPSGRISRLKIAGTKRTFVVGKELEIRRWLSRSHLYSSAFVVRKEADRFILLGAGWGHGVGLCQIGAAAMALKGCSAERILTHYFPGTDLKKIY; translated from the coding sequence TTGATCAGGCTCGCGGGGACCCGGGGTTCCCTCTTCACCCTCGAACGGGTCACCCTGGGAAGCCAATTCCACTGGGAGAGAAAGGAGGACCTCACATTTCCCGGAGATCTCCTCCTCCATTTGAGGGAGGACGGCACGATCTGCGCCATCAACGAGGTCGACCTCGAGGGGTATCTTGCGGGAGTCGTCTCCTCCGAGATGAATCCAGAGGCGCCGATGGAGTTTCTCAAGGCCCATGCCATCCTCTCGAGGAGCTGGCTTCTTGCGGGCCTGGGTCGGAAGGGCCGCTCGGACATCCCCATCGAGGGAGAGAAGGGCAAAGACGAAATCCTCCGTTATTATGGCCGGAGCGAACACGACCTCTACGATGTCTGTTCGGAGGACCACTGCCAGAGGTATCAGGGGGTCACAAAGATCGCTCCCCGGGTAGGAGAGGCGATCGAACAGACCCGTGGAGGGGTGATGGTCTTCGGTGAGGAGATCTGCGATGCCAGATATTCCAAGGCCTGTGGGGGGATCACCGAAATTTACCCCACTGCCTGGGAGGACCGTTCGATTCCTTATCTCAGGAGCATCTCGGACGGCCCTTCTCCCTTTCCGCCTCTCCTCGGGGAGAAGGAGGTCGAGGCTTGGATCCGATCGAGGCCCGAGGCCTACTGCAACGTGGAGGACGAAGAACTTCTCGGAAAGGTCCTGACAGAGACCGACCTCAAGACGAGGGACTTCTTCAGGTGGAGGGTCGAATATCCGAGGGAGGAACTGGAGGAGATTCTAAAGATAAAGTCGGGAATCGACTTTGGAGCCCTAAAGGAGATCGTCCCTCTTCGACGCGGTCCCTCGGGCAGGATCTCGCGGCTCAAGATCGCCGGGACGAAAAGAACCTTCGTCGTGGGAAAGGAGCTCGAGATCAGACGCTGGCTCTCGAGAAGCCATCTCTACAGCAGCGCCTTCGTCGTGAGGAAAGAGGCGGATCGTTTCATCCTCCTCGGGGCGGGCTGGGGACACGGGGTCGGCCTCTGCCAGATCGGCGCGGCAGCCATGGCCCTGAAGGGATGTTCGGCAGAAAGGATCTTGACCCACTATTTTCCGGGAACCGACCTGAAGAAAATTTATTGA
- a CDS encoding DUF401 family protein: MVALVKIGIVFLAILFMIHRKVSLWVALLVATFLLGLLFHLPLKKIAEGLASSFADGRTLLLLSAFFSILLFSNLLKETGRMNQIMEGFRATLKDARLVIAVLPAIIGLMPIVGGALLSAPMVVESSDELKLSPERRTFINYWFRHLWEYVLPTYPALLLAASLIGVPVRRLCWLNLPLTPAALLGGILVGYRGVSKGSGTSGSLPRRNSFLSLLKNLFPLAFALCLVVGFQVELVIAFGITIAGMIVAFKIGKQALIKGVKESLGIELLLAIAFVMGFKNVLESSRAIPAVSEALARLGIPLFLIALLIPFLVGLMTGMTVAPIGIGFPILIPLLRPHPHFHAYMMLAFAGGICGVMLSFLHPCLILTREYFKADWRGLYRLLWFPVVFVLLVGFLWAAFLSQSMM, translated from the coding sequence GTGGTAGCGCTGGTCAAGATCGGGATCGTTTTCCTGGCGATCCTTTTTATGATCCATCGGAAGGTCAGCCTCTGGGTAGCCCTTCTTGTGGCCACTTTTCTCCTGGGCCTCCTTTTTCATTTGCCCCTAAAGAAGATCGCCGAAGGGCTGGCCTCTTCGTTTGCCGACGGGCGGACGCTTTTGCTCCTCAGCGCCTTCTTCTCCATCCTCCTCTTCAGCAATCTCTTGAAAGAGACGGGGCGGATGAATCAGATCATGGAAGGGTTTCGAGCCACCCTGAAAGATGCCCGGCTGGTGATCGCCGTGCTCCCCGCCATCATCGGATTAATGCCCATCGTGGGAGGGGCGCTACTCTCCGCACCTATGGTCGTCGAGAGTTCGGATGAGCTCAAGCTCTCTCCCGAAAGGCGGACCTTCATCAATTACTGGTTTCGCCATCTCTGGGAGTATGTGCTTCCGACCTATCCCGCTCTTCTCCTGGCGGCGTCTCTGATCGGCGTCCCGGTGAGAAGGCTCTGCTGGCTCAATCTCCCCCTCACACCGGCCGCCCTTCTGGGCGGAATCCTCGTGGGCTACCGGGGCGTTTCAAAGGGGAGCGGGACTTCGGGATCCCTTCCGAGGAGGAATTCCTTTTTGAGCCTGTTGAAGAACCTCTTTCCCCTCGCCTTTGCCCTCTGCCTCGTGGTGGGGTTTCAGGTGGAGCTTGTCATCGCCTTCGGGATCACGATCGCCGGGATGATCGTGGCTTTCAAGATCGGGAAACAGGCCCTGATCAAGGGAGTGAAGGAGAGCCTCGGCATCGAGCTGCTCTTGGCGATCGCCTTCGTCATGGGGTTCAAGAATGTCCTCGAATCGTCCCGGGCCATTCCTGCCGTGTCAGAGGCCTTGGCTCGCCTGGGCATCCCCCTCTTTCTGATCGCCCTCCTCATCCCGTTCCTCGTTGGCCTCATGACCGGCATGACGGTGGCGCCCATCGGAATCGGCTTTCCCATCCTCATCCCCTTGCTTAGACCTCACCCCCATTTTCACGCCTATATGATGCTCGCCTTTGCAGGCGGGATCTGCGGGGTGATGCTTTCCTTTCTCCATCCCTGTCTCATTCTGACGAGGGAGTATTTTAAGGCTGACTGGAGGGGTCTCTACCGGTTGCTCTGGTTTCCCGTGGTCTTTGTCCTCCTTGTGGGGTTTCTCTGGGCCGCCTTTCTGAGCCAATCCATGATGTGA